The following are encoded in a window of Funiculus sociatus GB2-C1 genomic DNA:
- a CDS encoding sulfurtransferase, translating to MTFQWVLSAEKAKKLILEDATILDVRNKIAYLLGHIAGAVHVTWQQFSQPKLPDKGKLIDDINVLEKQLGALGIFNHKPVVVVGNPAHNFGEEGRIVWMLRTLGHSQAAFVDGGYSALVKAGVPTTWGFSHNQEIGDFIVQRTGLWEIHRDEIKASLSQQNFLIIDTRELGEYTGSTPYGEKRGGHIPGAVHFYFKDLLDKDGNLLPRDQIMDRLENLRIESSHPIAAYCTGGIRSAFFVAVLADLGFTNVKNYAGSMWEWSATSASNYPLEK from the coding sequence ATGACTTTTCAGTGGGTACTTAGTGCAGAAAAAGCTAAAAAGCTGATTTTAGAAGATGCTACTATTTTGGATGTTCGGAATAAAATTGCCTATTTACTTGGGCATATAGCGGGGGCTGTTCATGTTACTTGGCAGCAATTTTCGCAACCAAAATTGCCTGACAAGGGAAAACTAATTGATGATATAAATGTTCTGGAAAAACAACTTGGCGCTCTAGGTATTTTTAATCATAAACCTGTCGTTGTAGTTGGCAATCCAGCTCACAATTTTGGTGAAGAAGGCCGCATTGTTTGGATGTTACGCACTCTGGGACATTCTCAAGCCGCTTTTGTGGATGGTGGATATTCAGCACTTGTGAAGGCGGGCGTTCCGACTACTTGGGGATTTAGTCATAATCAGGAAATAGGGGATTTTATTGTACAGCGAACAGGATTGTGGGAAATTCACCGCGATGAAATTAAAGCTAGTCTTTCCCAGCAAAATTTTCTAATAATTGATACCCGCGAACTAGGAGAATATACAGGCTCTACCCCTTACGGGGAAAAACGGGGAGGACATATTCCTGGTGCTGTACATTTTTATTTTAAAGATTTGTTAGATAAAGATGGGAATTTGCTCCCTCGCGACCAAATTATGGATAGGTTAGAAAATTTACGAATTGAAAGCAGCCATCCCATTGCTGCTTATTGCACAGGTGGTATTCGTTCGGCTTTTTTTGTCGCGGTACTCGCTGATTTAGGCTTTACAAATGTAAAAAATTATGCTGGTTCAATGTGGGAATGGTCAGCAACAAGCGCCAGTAATTATCCGCTAGAGAAGTAG